A genomic stretch from Fusarium musae strain F31 chromosome 9, whole genome shotgun sequence includes:
- a CDS encoding hypothetical protein (EggNog:ENOG41), with amino-acid sequence MVASQYPVRPTLRHDEEEITGYVDPWVVSPGETAHVKISSTKPKLKYQLVRLLQGLDMPHAPAPAKEVIEHGPKGELAGRFQASHPGSYAVVDAWRREPLLEKSEAVEIDFYVQPWMLNAPHPQAILSNLDAAKGAGIAVLLDRDNQLVVWIGTCNGVEVKKIASSARERRWFHVCITLRANEFHLQLTHIASGNEIAPSSTIVQTSLSSTPSLDSGSPMYFAATTAASPTSASQLPVHFFNGRIETPRFKALGRKNWDIARYDFSVGIDTDEIFDVSGSGLNGVLVNAPTRAIRGYDWDHKLIGLGWKEAKYGFGAIHFHDDDLDDAAWDTDFEFTVPSDLRSGAYAVEVQDTESDLKDAIVFFIRPKEVRPQAKIAFVFSTFTYLAYANEHMYDETKSTHISFPEGVQLVASDNYYKMVRRHDLGLAIYDLHSDGSGVVYSTTKRPILNVRPDYIHWGFQRPREFSADLLMVGFLEKHFGDGYDILTDHDLHLRGRAALSQYDVVISGSHPEYPSAESLDAYEGHAKNGGSLIYAGGNGFYWKSVTDPKRPHRMEVRRADVGARTHENPPGERHHALNGQLGGLWRSIGRPPNELWGIGSCASGKGPGRPFIPTEEALNNPSLEWLWKGLTEESRKLLGTKGLAGGASGDELDRLDVAIGSPVNAILLARSERHDDHFMLFNEELIFPMIGTLGSTSPLVRSDMVYYETSAGGPVFSVGSINWNNSLAWDEYQNDVAQVTENVIREFLARGKRRASA; translated from the exons ATGGTTGCTTCACAATATCCCGTCCGCCCCACCCTTCGtcacgatgaagaagaaatcacCGGCTACGTAGACCCATGGGTAGTATCTCCTGGTGAAACAGCCCACGTCAAG ATCTCCTCTACAAAGCCCAAGCTCAAATATCAACTCGTCAGACTTCTCCAAGGCCTCGACATGCCCCATGCCCCTGCCCCTGCCAAAGAAGTCATCGAGCATGGACCTAAGGGCGAGTTGGCAGGTCGTTTTCAGGCGTCGCATCCTGGTTCTTACGCTGTTGTGGATGCGTGGAGGAGAGAACCTCTACTAGAAAAGTCTGAAGCCGTTGAGATTGACTTTTATGTTCAGCCTTGGATGCTTAATGCTCCTCATCCCCAAGCTATCCTATCCAACCTCGACGCTGCGAAGGGCGCTGGTAtagctgttcttcttgatcggGATAATCAGCTTGTTGTCTGGATTGGTACCTGCAATGGCgttgaggtcaagaagatcgcTTCATCAGCTCGTGAACGTCGATGGTTCCATGTTTGCATAACTCTCAGAGCGAATGAGTTTCATTTGCAGCTTACTCACATTGCTTCTGGAAACGAAATCGCTCCTTCGTCAACTATCGTTCAAACATCTCTTTCCAGCACTCCCAGTCTTGACTCTGGTAGTCCTATGTACTTTGCAgctacaacagcagcaagccCAACATCAGCTTCACAGCTACCAGTGCATTTCTTCAACGGCCGCATCGAAACTCCCCGCTTCAAAGCCTTGGGTCGAAAGAACTGGGACATCGCACGCTACGACTTCTCTGTTGGGATTGACACAGATGAGATCTTTGATGTCTCTGGCTCTGGGCTCAATGGCGTTCTCGTCAATGCTCCAACGCGAGCTATTCGCGGATATGACTGGGATCATAAGCTCATTGGCCTCGGTTGGAAGGAAGCAAAGTACGGTTTTGGTGCTATTCActttcatgatgatgatcttgatgacgCTGCCTGGGACACCGACTTTGAGTTCACTGTCCCTTCTGATCTGCGCTCTGGTGCTTATGCGGTCGAAGTTCAAGATACAGAGTCAGATCTCAAAGACGCGATTGTGTTCTTCATCCGTCCAAAGGAAGTCCGACCGCAAGCCAAGATTGCTTTTGTCTTTTCGACGTTTACGTACCTCGCTTATGCGAATGAACATATGTATGACGAGACAAAGTCGACACATATCTCATTCCCCGAGGGTGTTCAGCTCGTCGCGTCTGATAACTATTACAAGATGGTGCGGCGCCATGATCTTGGTCTCGCTATCTACGACCTCCACAGCGATGGTTCAGGTGTGGTGTACAGTACCACCAAGCGCCCGATTCTGAATGTGCGGCCTGATTATATCCACTGGGGCTTTCAACGACCAAGGGAGTTCTCAGCTGATTTGTTGATGGTTGGATTTCTGGAGAAGCATTTCGGCGATGGTTACGATATTCTCACAgaccatgatcttcatctccgcGGTCGTGCTGCATTGTCTCAATACGATGTTGTCATCTCTGGCTCTCACCCTGAATATCCTTCTGCGGAATCTCTTGACGCTTACGAGGGCCATGCCAAGAATGGAGGATCGCTTATTTATGCTGGCGGCAACGGCTTCTAT TGGAAGTCTGTTACAGATCCCAAGAGACCTCATCGGATGGAAGTCCGACGCGCTGACGTCGGTGCCCGAACCCATGAAAATCCCCCAGGAGAGCGCCATCACGCACTAAATGGCCAACTCGGTGGTCTCTGGCGCTCAATCGGCCGCCCGCCCAACGAGCTTTGGGGTATTGGCAGCTGTGCTTCAGGTAAAGGACCCGGTCGACCATTCATTCCAACCGAAGAAGCCCTCAACAATCCTTCATTGGAATGGCTCTGGAAAGGTCTTACCGAGGAATCCCGAAAACTCCTTGGAACAAAGGGTCTTGCTGGTGGTGCAAGTGGCGATGAGCTCGATCGTCTTGATGTCGCGATTGGGAGTCCTGTCAATGCAATATTGCTTGCTCGCAGCGAGCGACATGATGACCATTTCATGCTGTTCAATGAAGAGCTCATATTCCCCATGATCGGGACCCTTGGCTCGACTTCACCGCTTGTGAGGAGCGACATGGTATACTATGAGACGAGCGCAGGAGGTCCTGTCTTCAGCGTTGGTAGTATTAACTGGAACAACTCCCTGGCTTGGGATGAATATCAGAATGATGTCGCGCAGGTGACTGAGAATGTCATCCGGGAGTTCCTTGCCCGTGGTAAGAGGCGTGCATCGGCATGA